From one Streptomyces chromofuscus genomic stretch:
- a CDS encoding RelA/SpoT family protein, with protein MSAEATNPATPGAATGPMTGPAPASAPRRRSLPRIDLRRLGRAALLGSAPRDRLPDAIGHVVDAHRAHHPDADLEPLRRAYVLAESSHRGQMRKSGEPYITHPLAVTLILAELGAETTTLTASLLHDTVEDTDVTLDQVREQFGEEVRYLVDGVTKLEKVDYGAAAEPETFRKMLVATGNDVRVMSIKLADRLHNMRTLGVMRPEKQARIAKVTRDVLIPLAERLGVQALKTELEDLVFAILHPEEYEHTRALIVENAALSDDPLAAIADEMRAVLNEAGIPSEVLVRPRHFVSLHRVSRRRGRLRGCDFGRLLVLVNEDADCYGVLGELHTCMTPVVSEFKDFIAVPKFNLYQSLHTALARPDGQIAEVLIRTHQMHKVAEAGVIALGNPYAPPASDDPADGERADPTRPGWLSRLLKWQQAAPDPDTFWSTLREDLAQDREITVFRPDGGTLGLPEGATCVDAAYAQYGEDAHACIGARVNGRLATLSTVLKDGDSVQLLMGQDPASEPSREWLEHAHTPAARIAIQRWLAAHPTHTDSAATSLDAATSPPPAPLVTTAAPAPSAAAVSAPSRSTGAVVVDRPGVSVRLARCCTPVPPDAVTGFAVRGGVVTVHRVGCAAGTRMKSAGRAEVGVRWGETTGCRVTLVAESFGRPHLLADLTEAIALEGAEIVSATVEPPTQQRVRHTYTLQLTDAARLPALMRAMRNVAGVYDVSRAQHHAPAW; from the coding sequence ATGAGTGCGGAGGCCACGAACCCTGCGACCCCAGGCGCCGCGACGGGCCCGATGACAGGCCCAGCGCCCGCATCGGCGCCGCGCAGAAGGTCGCTGCCCAGAATCGACCTGCGCCGCCTCGGCCGCGCCGCACTGCTCGGCTCCGCCCCCCGGGACCGGCTGCCCGACGCCATCGGCCACGTCGTCGACGCGCACCGCGCCCACCACCCCGACGCCGACCTCGAACCCCTGCGCCGCGCCTACGTCCTGGCCGAGTCCTCGCACCGCGGCCAGATGCGCAAGAGCGGCGAGCCGTACATCACGCACCCGCTCGCCGTCACCCTCATCCTGGCCGAACTCGGCGCCGAGACGACGACGTTGACGGCCTCCCTGCTGCACGACACCGTCGAGGACACCGACGTGACCCTCGACCAGGTGCGCGAGCAGTTCGGCGAGGAGGTCCGCTACCTCGTCGACGGCGTCACCAAACTGGAGAAGGTCGACTACGGCGCCGCCGCCGAGCCCGAGACCTTCCGCAAGATGCTCGTCGCCACCGGCAACGACGTCCGGGTGATGTCGATCAAACTCGCCGACCGGCTGCACAACATGCGCACCCTCGGCGTGATGCGCCCCGAGAAACAGGCCCGCATCGCCAAGGTCACCCGCGACGTCCTCATCCCGCTCGCCGAACGGCTCGGCGTCCAGGCACTCAAGACCGAACTGGAGGACCTGGTCTTCGCGATCCTCCACCCAGAGGAGTACGAGCACACCCGCGCGCTGATCGTCGAGAACGCGGCCCTCTCCGACGACCCGCTCGCCGCGATCGCCGACGAGATGCGTGCCGTGCTGAACGAGGCCGGCATTCCCTCCGAAGTCCTCGTCCGCCCCCGGCACTTCGTCTCCCTGCACCGCGTCTCCCGCAGGCGCGGCCGGCTGCGCGGCTGCGACTTCGGCCGGCTGCTGGTGCTGGTGAACGAGGACGCGGACTGCTACGGCGTCCTCGGCGAACTGCACACGTGCATGACGCCCGTCGTCTCGGAGTTCAAGGACTTCATCGCCGTGCCGAAGTTCAACCTCTACCAGTCGCTGCACACCGCCCTCGCCCGGCCGGACGGCCAGATCGCCGAGGTCCTCATCCGCACCCACCAGATGCACAAGGTGGCCGAGGCCGGTGTCATCGCGCTCGGCAACCCCTACGCGCCGCCCGCCTCCGACGACCCGGCCGACGGCGAGCGCGCCGACCCCACCCGCCCCGGCTGGCTCTCCCGCCTCCTTAAATGGCAGCAGGCCGCGCCGGACCCCGACACCTTCTGGTCGACCCTGCGCGAGGACCTCGCCCAGGACCGCGAGATCACCGTCTTCCGCCCCGACGGCGGCACCCTCGGCCTGCCCGAGGGCGCGACCTGCGTGGACGCCGCGTACGCGCAGTACGGCGAGGACGCGCACGCGTGCATCGGCGCCCGGGTCAACGGGCGGCTTGCGACGCTGAGCACCGTGCTGAAGGACGGCGACAGCGTCCAGCTGCTCATGGGCCAGGACCCCGCCTCGGAGCCGTCCCGGGAGTGGCTGGAGCACGCCCACACGCCGGCCGCCCGCATCGCCATCCAGCGCTGGCTGGCGGCGCATCCGACGCACACGGACAGCGCCGCCACGTCTCTCGATGCGGCCACGAGTCCTCCGCCGGCCCCACTTGTCACCACCGCCGCTCCTGCCCCTTCGGCCGCCGCGGTCTCGGCGCCGTCCCGATCCACCGGCGCCGTGGTCGTCGACCGTCCCGGGGTGAGCGTGCGGCTCGCCCGCTGCTGTACGCCCGTACCACCCGACGCGGTCACCGGCTTCGCCGTGCGCGGGGGAGTGGTGACGGTCCATCGCGTCGGATGCGCGGCGGGGACGCGGATGAAGAGCGCGGGTCGCGCGGAGGTGGGCGTGCGTTGGGGGGAGACCACGGGGTGCCGGGTCACCCTGGTCGCTGAATCGTTCGGCCGCCCCCATCTCCTCGCCGACCTCACCGAGGCCATCGCCCTCGAAGGCGCCGAGATCGTCTCGGCCACCGTCGAGCCCCCGACCCAACAGCGCGTACGCCACACGTACACCCTCCAACTGACGGACGCCGCCCGCCTGCCCGCCCTCATGCGCGCGATGCGGAACGTGGCGGGCGTGTACGACGTGAGCCGGGCCCAGCATCACGCGCCGGCATGGTGA
- a CDS encoding M1 family metallopeptidase: MLLTSPHRAAPPVTDAARARVGARRTARRIKAALVASAASICLVAASASPIPLGVGDRLFPHLGNPGYDVSAYDLSFTYAGSNDKPLQAVTTIEALTTAPLSRVNLDFARGRVTSVEVDGEPASFAAADEDLVVTPDEPLSQGQSTRITVRHTSDPLPGEGREGGWVRTGDGLAMANQADAAHLVFPCNDHPSDKARFTIRVTAPEGYTAVANGLPADVRRVGTATSWTYRTQHPMATELAQVSIGRSTVVHGTGPHALPLRDVVPTRDRATLAPWLAKTPDHIAWMEGKVGPYPFETYGVLVADAATGFELETQTLSLFEKNLFTDSTFPEWYVDSIMVHELAHQWFGDSVSPRTWSDLWLNEGHATWYEALYAQERGHRSLEARMRAAYAASDRWRAAGGPPAAPKVPESDSRLGIFRPVVYDGAALVLYALRQEIGRAAFDGLERAWVSRHRDGTATTADFVSLASRMSGRDVSGFLHGWLYGEKTPPMPGHPDWKPAAARHSPGQQASPDVMAPRKTAAE, encoded by the coding sequence ATGCTGCTCACCTCCCCCCACCGGGCTGCACCGCCCGTCACCGACGCCGCCCGCGCCCGCGTCGGCGCACGAAGGACCGCCCGTCGGATCAAGGCGGCCCTGGTCGCCTCCGCCGCCTCCATCTGCCTGGTCGCCGCGAGCGCCTCGCCCATCCCGCTGGGCGTCGGCGACCGCCTCTTCCCCCACCTCGGCAATCCGGGCTACGACGTGTCGGCGTACGACCTCTCCTTCACGTACGCCGGCAGCAACGACAAGCCGCTTCAGGCCGTCACCACCATCGAGGCCCTGACGACCGCACCCCTGTCGCGCGTCAACCTCGACTTCGCCCGCGGCCGGGTCACCTCGGTGGAGGTCGACGGTGAGCCGGCGTCGTTCGCCGCGGCCGACGAGGACCTGGTGGTCACGCCGGACGAACCGCTGTCGCAGGGGCAGTCGACGCGCATCACCGTGCGGCACACCAGCGACCCGCTCCCCGGCGAGGGCCGGGAAGGAGGCTGGGTCCGCACCGGGGACGGCCTCGCCATGGCCAACCAGGCGGACGCCGCCCACCTGGTGTTCCCGTGCAACGACCACCCCTCCGACAAGGCCCGCTTCACCATCCGCGTCACCGCCCCCGAGGGCTACACGGCCGTCGCCAACGGCCTGCCCGCCGACGTGCGGCGCGTCGGCACCGCCACCAGTTGGACCTACCGCACACAGCACCCCATGGCCACCGAACTCGCCCAGGTCTCGATCGGCCGTTCCACGGTGGTACACGGCACAGGACCGCACGCGCTCCCGCTGCGGGACGTCGTCCCGACCCGCGACAGGGCGACGCTCGCACCGTGGCTCGCCAAGACCCCCGACCACATCGCGTGGATGGAGGGCAAGGTCGGGCCGTACCCCTTCGAGACGTACGGCGTGCTCGTCGCGGACGCCGCCACCGGCTTCGAGCTGGAGACACAGACGCTCTCCCTCTTCGAGAAGAACCTCTTCACCGACTCGACCTTCCCCGAGTGGTACGTCGACTCGATCATGGTCCATGAGCTGGCCCACCAGTGGTTCGGCGACAGCGTCAGCCCTCGCACCTGGTCCGACCTGTGGCTCAACGAGGGACACGCGACCTGGTACGAGGCGCTGTACGCGCAGGAGAGGGGGCACCGCTCCCTGGAGGCGCGCATGCGCGCGGCGTACGCCGCCTCGGACCGCTGGCGCGCCGCCGGCGGCCCGCCCGCCGCTCCCAAGGTGCCCGAGTCCGACAGCCGCCTCGGTATCTTCCGCCCGGTCGTCTACGACGGCGCCGCCCTCGTCCTGTACGCCCTCCGCCAGGAGATCGGACGCGCCGCCTTCGACGGGCTGGAGCGGGCCTGGGTGAGCCGGCACCGGGACGGCACGGCGACCACCGCCGACTTCGTGTCGCTGGCCTCCCGGATGTCCGGACGCGACGTGAGCGGCTTCCTGCACGGCTGGCTGTACGGCGAGAAGACCCCCCCGATGCCGGGTCACCCGGACTGGAAGCCGGCGGCTGCCCGCCATTCTCCCGGGCAGCAGGCCTCGCCCGATGTCATGGCGCCGAGGAAAACGGCCGCGGAATAA
- the hflX gene encoding GTPase HflX, translating to MTSSSSPSQDTKRLAHDYPEGLRADALMEEDVAWSHEIDGERDGDQFDRSERAALRRVAGLSTELEDVTEVEYRQLRLERVVLVGVWTSGTVQDAENSLAELAALAETAGALVLDGVIQRRDKPDAATYIGSGKAEELRDIVIDTGADTVICDGELSPGQLIHLEDVVKVKVIDRTALILDIFAQHAKSREGKAQVALAQMTYMLPRLRGWGQSLSRQMGGGKGGGLATRGPGETKIETDRRRIREKMAKMRREIAEMKTGRDIKRQERKRHKVPSVAIAGYTNAGKSSLLNRLTGAGVLVENALFATLDPTVRRAETPSGRLYTLADTVGFVRHLPHHLVEAFRSTMEEVGESDLILHVVDGSHPNPEEQLAAVREVIRDVGATDVPEIVVVNKADAADPLVLQRLLRIEKRSIAVSARTGRGIDELLALIDNELPRPSVEIEVLVPYTHGKLVARAHDEGDVISEEHTPEGTLLKVRVHEELAAELAPYVPTPAA from the coding sequence ATGACCTCCTCTTCTTCCCCTTCCCAGGACACCAAGCGCCTCGCGCACGACTACCCCGAAGGCCTCCGGGCCGATGCCCTGATGGAAGAGGACGTCGCCTGGAGCCACGAGATCGACGGAGAGCGGGACGGCGACCAGTTCGACCGCTCCGAGCGCGCGGCTCTGCGCCGCGTCGCGGGCCTCTCCACCGAGCTCGAGGACGTCACCGAGGTCGAGTACCGCCAGCTCCGTCTGGAGCGGGTCGTCCTCGTCGGCGTCTGGACCTCGGGGACCGTGCAGGACGCGGAGAACTCCCTCGCGGAGCTCGCCGCCCTCGCGGAGACCGCGGGCGCACTGGTGCTCGACGGCGTGATCCAGCGCCGCGACAAGCCCGACGCGGCGACCTACATCGGCTCCGGCAAGGCGGAGGAGCTGCGCGACATCGTCATCGACACCGGCGCGGACACCGTCATCTGCGACGGTGAGCTCAGCCCCGGCCAGCTGATCCACCTCGAGGACGTCGTCAAGGTCAAGGTCATCGACCGTACGGCGCTGATCCTGGACATCTTCGCCCAGCACGCCAAGTCCCGCGAGGGCAAGGCGCAGGTCGCACTCGCGCAGATGACCTACATGCTGCCGCGGCTGCGAGGCTGGGGTCAGTCCCTGTCCCGTCAGATGGGCGGCGGCAAGGGCGGCGGCCTCGCCACCCGTGGCCCCGGTGAGACCAAGATCGAGACGGACCGGCGCCGGATCCGCGAGAAGATGGCGAAGATGCGCCGGGAGATCGCGGAGATGAAGACCGGCCGTGACATCAAGCGCCAGGAGCGCAAGCGCCACAAGGTGCCCTCGGTCGCCATCGCCGGCTACACCAACGCGGGCAAGTCGTCCCTGCTCAACCGCCTCACCGGCGCCGGCGTCCTGGTCGAGAACGCCCTGTTCGCGACCCTGGACCCGACCGTTCGCCGGGCCGAGACCCCGAGCGGCCGGCTGTACACCCTGGCCGACACCGTAGGTTTCGTCCGGCACCTGCCGCACCACCTGGTCGAGGCGTTCCGCTCCACGATGGAGGAGGTCGGCGAGTCCGACCTGATCCTGCACGTGGTGGACGGCTCGCACCCGAACCCGGAGGAGCAGCTGGCCGCCGTGCGCGAGGTGATCAGGGACGTCGGCGCCACCGACGTGCCCGAGATCGTCGTGGTCAACAAGGCCGACGCGGCCGACCCGCTGGTCCTCCAGCGGCTGCTGCGGATCGAGAAGCGCTCCATCGCCGTCTCGGCCCGCACCGGCCGGGGCATCGACGAGCTGCTCGCGCTCATCGACAACGAGCTGCCCCGCCCGTCCGTGGAGATCGAGGTGCTCGTGCCGTACACCCACGGCAAGCTGGTGGCCCGCGCCCACGACGAGGGTGACGTGATCTCCGAGGAGCACACCCCGGAGGGCACCCTGCTCAAGGTGCGGGTGCACGAGGAACTGGCGGCGGAACTCGCGCCGTACGTCCCGACCCCGGCCGCCTGA
- a CDS encoding trypsin-like serine peptidase has product MRSTHQPRTALAASALLAALALTATACGGGSADETADRAGASASQGAGDGGGDDKAGIPADLTDRLAEHGIDVDAWKDGGWRDWDRDKWLSEAKDFVNPVIEGLWKPERMTSAQEADKTLSTKDASADQGVSDPEPAPVEATAEQTPYHRNAAPVGKVFFDSPEGSMVCSGTVIKDVNHPGRSHLVWTAGHCVHAGQGGGWYRNIVFVPAYNDLGKSEAELGDATTTEIAPYGNWWADWASTSNGWIEGGSATGGAGAAYDYAVLHVRPEQGAKSLEETVGAALDVDFSAPSAAEAGEMGAWGYPAAAPYNGLKMFKCLDRPGRFSLSPVLPTMYRIGCTMTGGSSGGGWFRVVDGETRLVSNTSIGPADSTWLAGPQLGQDAQALYENMSTTYGGR; this is encoded by the coding sequence ATGCGTTCCACACACCAACCTCGCACCGCTCTCGCCGCCTCCGCCCTCCTGGCCGCGCTCGCGCTGACTGCCACCGCCTGCGGCGGTGGCAGCGCGGACGAGACGGCCGATCGGGCCGGGGCCTCGGCCTCGCAGGGGGCCGGTGACGGTGGCGGTGACGACAAGGCCGGGATACCGGCCGACCTCACGGACCGCCTCGCGGAGCACGGGATCGACGTCGACGCCTGGAAGGACGGCGGCTGGCGGGACTGGGACAGGGACAAGTGGCTCAGTGAGGCCAAGGACTTCGTCAACCCGGTGATCGAGGGCCTGTGGAAGCCGGAGCGGATGACGTCCGCGCAGGAGGCCGACAAGACGTTGTCCACCAAGGACGCGTCGGCCGACCAGGGCGTCAGCGACCCGGAGCCCGCGCCCGTCGAGGCCACGGCCGAGCAGACGCCGTACCACCGGAACGCGGCCCCGGTCGGGAAGGTCTTCTTCGACTCCCCCGAAGGTTCGATGGTCTGTTCGGGCACGGTCATCAAGGACGTGAACCACCCGGGCAGGTCCCACCTCGTGTGGACGGCGGGGCACTGCGTGCACGCCGGGCAGGGCGGCGGCTGGTACCGCAACATCGTGTTCGTCCCGGCCTACAACGACCTCGGCAAGTCCGAGGCGGAGCTGGGCGACGCCACCACCACCGAGATCGCCCCGTACGGCAACTGGTGGGCGGACTGGGCCTCGACGTCCAACGGCTGGATCGAGGGCGGCTCGGCGACCGGCGGTGCGGGGGCGGCGTACGACTACGCCGTGCTGCACGTGCGGCCGGAGCAGGGCGCCAAGTCCCTGGAGGAGACCGTCGGCGCGGCGCTGGACGTGGACTTCTCGGCGCCGTCCGCTGCGGAGGCCGGCGAGATGGGTGCGTGGGGGTATCCGGCGGCGGCGCCCTACAACGGGCTGAAGATGTTCAAGTGCCTCGACCGGCCGGGGCGGTTCTCGCTCAGCCCGGTGCTGCCGACGATGTACCGGATCGGCTGCACCATGACCGGTGGTTCGTCGGGCGGCGGCTGGTTCCGGGTGGTGGACGGGGAGACCAGGCTGGTCTCCAACACGTCGATCGGCCCGGCCGACAGCACCTGGCTGGCGGGACCGCAGCTCGGTCAGGACGCGCAGGCGCTGTACGAGAACATGAGCACGACGTACGGCGGCCGATGA
- a CDS encoding trypsin-like serine peptidase codes for MRSIRPSFTARRVGRARRGTASAPAVVALASALALTVTACQSADSAADARASASSAASEDGKFQIPDDIKDRLKEHGIDLDQWRDGAWKNWDRDDWLREAEDFINPIIEDLWDPDRMRQAEEPDQAVDEGDLSGDQGVTDPTPEPVEAEAVPASYHANAPEAGKVFFDSPEGTMVCSATVVKDPANPGKSNLVWTAGHCVHAGKSGGWYRNIAFVPSYNDAGLSAAELQSATKEEVAPYGVWWGDWVQTSDQWIEQGGKTGGDGAAYDFAVLHVTPEDGSGGKSLEETVGSALPVDFAAPAVPQMESVTATGYPAGAPYDGQALYRCEDEPGRLSITASDPTMYRIGCTMTGGSSGGGWVATGPDGKPALVSNTSIGPVTSGWLAGPRLGDEAKGVFKAVSGKFAGQ; via the coding sequence ATGCGATCCATACGGCCGTCGTTCACCGCTCGCCGGGTCGGGCGCGCGCGTCGCGGAACCGCCTCGGCACCGGCCGTCGTCGCGCTGGCTTCGGCGCTGGCGCTCACCGTCACCGCGTGCCAGTCGGCCGACTCCGCGGCGGACGCCCGGGCTTCGGCCTCCTCGGCCGCCTCGGAGGACGGCAAGTTCCAGATCCCGGACGACATCAAGGACCGGCTGAAGGAACACGGGATCGACCTGGACCAGTGGCGGGACGGCGCCTGGAAGAACTGGGACAGGGACGACTGGCTGCGCGAGGCCGAGGACTTCATCAACCCGATCATCGAGGACCTGTGGGACCCGGACCGGATGCGGCAGGCCGAGGAGCCGGACCAGGCCGTCGACGAGGGTGACCTCTCCGGGGACCAGGGGGTCACGGACCCGACGCCGGAGCCGGTGGAGGCGGAGGCCGTGCCGGCGTCGTACCACGCCAACGCGCCCGAGGCGGGCAAGGTGTTCTTCGACTCTCCCGAGGGCACGATGGTCTGCTCGGCGACGGTCGTGAAGGACCCGGCCAACCCGGGCAAATCGAACCTGGTGTGGACGGCGGGGCACTGTGTGCACGCGGGCAAGAGCGGCGGCTGGTACCGCAACATCGCGTTCGTGCCGTCGTACAACGACGCGGGCCTGTCGGCGGCGGAATTGCAGAGCGCCACGAAGGAAGAGGTCGCTCCCTACGGTGTCTGGTGGGGCGACTGGGTGCAGACCTCGGACCAGTGGATCGAGCAGGGCGGCAAGACGGGCGGGGACGGGGCGGCGTACGACTTCGCCGTGCTGCATGTGACGCCGGAGGACGGCAGCGGGGGCAAGTCCCTGGAGGAGACGGTGGGCTCGGCGCTGCCGGTGGACTTCGCCGCTCCGGCCGTGCCGCAGATGGAGAGCGTCACGGCGACGGGTTACCCGGCGGGGGCGCCGTACGACGGGCAGGCGCTGTACCGGTGCGAGGACGAGCCGGGACGTCTGTCGATCACCGCGTCCGACCCGACGATGTACCGGATCGGCTGCACCATGACCGGCGGATCGTCCGGCGGTGGCTGGGTCGCGACGGGCCCGGACGGGAAGCCGGCGCTGGTCTCCAACACCTCGATCGGCCCGGTGACGTCGGGCTGGCTGGCGGGGCCGCGGCTGGGTGACGAGGCCAAGGGCGTGTTCAAGGCGGTGAGCGGCAAGTTCGCCGGCCAGTGA
- a CDS encoding aminotransferase class III-fold pyridoxal phosphate-dependent enzyme, with protein sequence MTVTEGISRRQPARESAARTYPRALPIVPVRARGLTVEGADGRRYLDCLSGAGTLALGHNHPVVLEAIREVLDSGAPLHVPDLATPVEDAFVTELRRTLPAGLADHARVQFCGPSATEAVDAAVALVREATGHTRIVSLTGAGHGTPPDVRGTEGESGQSPDGRRPSPLGTRCPFGLAGADGAESAVRWTEAALSASSAAAGPAGMLVEPVHGECGVLPAPDAWMRATRRITAARSIPLVVDETQTGVGRTGVFWAVEHSGVTPDVMILSGAIGGSLPLAAVIHHDDLAPRRPVAVPGPFRGNQLALAAGTATLAHVREHGLAERAATIGSRMLSRLRSLAREFPCIGDVRGRGLMIGVELVGASEPSEASTPSKASEAAQAADSPAAGDAGGATRPGGAIAPPPSPEGRVHGTARPAAPELAAAVQRECLRRGLIVGLARRSPSVVRLLPPLTITDEQASAVLDRLTDALTAAAHAHPREDARPSSRPDRQPDDHATPGRSRT encoded by the coding sequence GTGACAGTGACCGAGGGGATCTCACGCCGCCAGCCGGCGCGCGAGTCGGCAGCGCGGACCTATCCGCGCGCCCTGCCGATCGTGCCGGTACGCGCCCGTGGCCTGACCGTCGAGGGCGCGGACGGACGCCGCTACCTGGACTGCCTCTCGGGCGCCGGAACCCTCGCCCTCGGCCACAACCACCCCGTCGTCCTCGAAGCGATCCGCGAGGTCCTCGACTCGGGCGCCCCACTGCACGTGCCCGACCTGGCCACCCCCGTCGAGGACGCCTTCGTCACGGAGCTGAGGCGGACCCTGCCGGCGGGACTGGCCGACCACGCGCGCGTGCAGTTCTGCGGGCCGTCGGCAACCGAGGCGGTCGACGCCGCCGTCGCCCTCGTACGCGAGGCGACCGGACACACCCGCATCGTCTCCCTCACCGGCGCCGGGCACGGGACGCCGCCCGACGTCCGGGGGACCGAGGGAGAGTCCGGCCAGTCGCCGGACGGACGCCGGCCCTCCCCACTCGGCACTCGCTGCCCCTTCGGCCTCGCCGGCGCGGACGGCGCCGAATCCGCCGTCCGCTGGACGGAGGCCGCGCTGTCCGCGTCGTCCGCGGCGGCCGGCCCCGCCGGGATGCTCGTCGAACCCGTCCACGGCGAGTGCGGTGTGCTCCCGGCGCCCGACGCGTGGATGCGGGCCACGCGGCGGATCACCGCCGCCCGCTCCATCCCCCTCGTCGTGGACGAGACGCAGACGGGCGTCGGCAGGACCGGCGTCTTCTGGGCCGTCGAGCACAGCGGGGTGACACCGGACGTGATGATCCTTTCCGGGGCCATCGGCGGCAGCCTCCCGCTCGCCGCGGTGATCCACCACGACGACCTCGCACCGCGCCGTCCCGTCGCCGTGCCCGGCCCGTTCCGCGGCAACCAACTCGCCCTCGCCGCGGGCACGGCGACCCTCGCCCATGTCCGCGAACACGGCCTGGCCGAACGAGCGGCCACCATCGGCAGCCGCATGCTGTCCCGACTCCGGTCCCTCGCCCGCGAGTTCCCTTGCATCGGTGATGTGCGCGGAAGAGGGCTGATGATCGGCGTCGAGCTGGTGGGGGCGTCGGAGCCGTCGGAAGCGTCGACGCCGTCGAAGGCATCCGAGGCGGCTCAGGCGGCGGACTCCCCTGCCGCCGGGGACGCGGGCGGGGCTACAAGACCCGGCGGCGCGATCGCACCGCCGCCGAGCCCCGAAGGACGCGTTCACGGCACCGCCCGTCCCGCCGCGCCGGAACTCGCCGCCGCCGTCCAGCGGGAGTGCCTGCGACGGGGCCTGATCGTCGGACTCGCCCGCCGGAGCCCGAGCGTCGTACGGCTGCTGCCACCGCTCACCATCACCGACGAGCAGGCCTCCGCGGTACTCGACCGCCTCACCGACGCCCTCACGGCGGCGGCCCACGCCCACCCGCGTGAGGACGCCCGCCCATCGAGCCGTCCGGACCGGCAGCCCGACGACCACGCCACGCCCGGACGGTCCCGCACATGA